DNA sequence from the Streptomyces sp. NBC_01497 genome:
GCGTCATGGAGAAGCGCACCGTGATGCGCCTCGACCCGCGCCTCGCGCCGGTCAAGGTCGCGGTCCTGCCGCTGTCCCGCAACCCGCAGCTGTCCCCGAAGGCCAAGGGCCTCGCGGAGGACCTGCGCCGCAACTGGAACATCGAGTTCGACGACGCGGGCGCCATCGGCCGCCGCTACCGCCGCCAGGACGAGATCGGCACGCCGTTCTGCGTCACGGTCGACTTCGACACCCTGGACGACAACGCCGTCACCGTGCGTGAGCGCGACTCGATGGCGCAGGAGCGCGTCTCCCTCGACCAGATCCAGACGTACCTGGGCTCTCGTCTCCTCGGCTGCTGAAGCAGGCGGCCACGGCGCCGCGCGCAGGGCCCGTCCCCGGTGGGGGCGGGCCCTGCGCGCGCCCACCGGATCGGCGCGGAGGATAATCCGGTACGGGCACGTCCGCCTCGCTGCTAGCGTCGCGGTATGCGTATCACGGGCATGTTCTTCCAGCACTACGAGTGAGGGTGCGCGGTCCCGCGCCGCCCACCGCATCGTCTGACCACTTCACATCACTTCGGGAGATACCCGTGGCCAAGAGCCGCAACAACCTGCTCGGCATCGGCGGACAGCGTAAGAAGCTGCCCAGCTCGGAGGGGCAGGGAACAGGACCGAGCACCGAGGACCGCGCGTCGGACGCCGAACGCAAGCAGGAACTGCTGCGCAAGATGCGCGAGCGCGCGGGGCAGGGACCGGCGGCCGCCTCCGAGGAGAGCGAGCCGGAGAACTGAGCCGGGGCGCCGTCCCTGACCGCCGGTAGCGGGCACCGGAGCACGGCGCGCAGAGGACGACGGGGCCGGGATCGCGAACGTACGCGATCCCGGCCCCGTGCTGCCAGGCGGCCCGGCGCCCAAGGAGGCCCGGCGCCCAAGGAGGCCCGGCGCCCAAGGAGCCGGGCGCTCACGGAGCGGGGGAGCCGGCCGAGGAGGCCCGGCGCTCAGGAGACCTGGCGCCGCAGCCGCAGCCCGAGCACCGCCGTCAGCACCACCAGCCCCAACTGCGTCAGCAGCGTCACGATCAGCGCATGGCCCATGTGCGCCGCGCCGGTGCCGGACAGCGTCAGGAACAGCGAGCCGAGCGTGGCCACCCCGAGCGCCAGCGCCGACTGCTGGGTCGTGACCATCACACCGCTGCCCACGCCCGCCCGTTCCGCCGGGACGTCGGAGAGCACGATCCTGAACAGCACCGGCAGTTGGAGGCCCTGGCCGAGACCGGCCAGCGCGGTGCCCGGCAGCAGCGCGAGCGTGCCGAGCGAGGGCCAGTCCCGCCACACCGCGAACGCGATGAGCGCGAGGCCCAGGCCCTGCAGGACGGCGCCCGCGGGCACGACGCGGCTGCCGTACCGGCGGATCAGCCGGGGGCCGGCGAGCGACGCGGCGAAGAACGCCACCGCCAGCGGTACCAGCGCGACCCCCGCCGCGACGGCGCCCATCCCGAGGCCCTGCTGGAGGGCGACGGCGAAGACGAACATGAAGCCGCCGAAGCCGATGGAGAACGGCACGACGAGGATCAGCCCCCGCCGCAGCGACACCTGGTGGAACAGGCTGGGCGGCACCAGCGGGGTCCGGCCGTCCCGGTCGGCGCGCCGCTCCACCGCGTACAGCGCGCCGGCGAGGAACGGGAACGCGGCCAGCGACAGCCAGGTCCACAGCGGCCAGCCCGCGGCCCGGCCCTCGGTGAGCGGGGCGAGCAGCGAGGTCAGGGAGGCGGCCAGCAGCAGCGTGCCGGGCACGTCGATCGGCGCGGGCGCCTGCGAGCGGGTCTCCGGCACGGTGCGGACGGCGAGGAACAGGCCCACGACGGCGACCGGCACGTTCACCAGGAAGATCGCGCGCCAGCCGGAACCGCCGATGTCGGCCGCGACGAGCACGCCGCCGAGTATCTGTCCCGCGACCATGGCGAGGCCCGCCGTCGCGCCGTACATGGACAGCGCGCGGGCCCGGCGGTGGCCGGTCGTGGAGGAGTGGATGGTGGCGAGGACCTGCGGGAGCATCAGCGCCGACGCGGCGCCCTGCGCGACCCGCGCGCCGACGAGGGACCAGGCGTCGGGTGCGAGGCCGCACGCGAGCGAGGTGAGGCCGAAGGCCGCCATGCCGGCGATGAACAGCCTGCGGCGGCCGAACATGTCGCCGAGCCGGCCTCCGAGGACGAGCAGGACCGCGTAGCTGAGCCCGTACCCGGCGACGACGAGTTCCAGGAGCGCGGCGCTCGCGCCGAGGTCGTGCTCGATGGTGGGCAGGGCCACGTTGACGATGAAGAAGTCGATG
Encoded proteins:
- a CDS encoding DUF6243 family protein, with the protein product MAKSRNNLLGIGGQRKKLPSSEGQGTGPSTEDRASDAERKQELLRKMRERAGQGPAAASEESEPEN
- a CDS encoding MFS transporter, with amino-acid sequence MTKASTSAVTAKATTVGPAGKAAPGTTGAHAAPGGPGDNGAVVHRHGAVLGSLGLFTVLLGAALPLIDFFIVNVALPTIEHDLGASAALLELVVAGYGLSYAVLLVLGGRLGDMFGRRRLFIAGMAAFGLTSLACGLAPDAWSLVGARVAQGAASALMLPQVLATIHSSTTGHRRARALSMYGATAGLAMVAGQILGGVLVAADIGGSGWRAIFLVNVPVAVVGLFLAVRTVPETRSQAPAPIDVPGTLLLAASLTSLLAPLTEGRAAGWPLWTWLSLAAFPFLAGALYAVERRADRDGRTPLVPPSLFHQVSLRRGLILVVPFSIGFGGFMFVFAVALQQGLGMGAVAAGVALVPLAVAFFAASLAGPRLIRRYGSRVVPAGAVLQGLGLALIAFAVWRDWPSLGTLALLPGTALAGLGQGLQLPVLFRIVLSDVPAERAGVGSGVMVTTQQSALALGVATLGSLFLTLSGTGAAHMGHALIVTLLTQLGLVVLTAVLGLRLRRQVS